A stretch of Henckelia pumila isolate YLH828 chromosome 4, ASM3356847v2, whole genome shotgun sequence DNA encodes these proteins:
- the LOC140861502 gene encoding uncharacterized protein, with product MLAGITRLLDSHAGHPKKSHEEDVAERFQKQGPNEFWGTTDPLVAREWIFSLETIYVYMGLQDTDNVCCAIYMLKEDAALWWEGAVIGLDLTALTWENFKNTFFEKYFTEDVHSQLVRDFMSLRQGDKSVVEFEKWFERGCHFVPMIAKDEKEKLRHFTDGLRYDIKNDVYMEVVMTYKAEVNRAFWLEKG from the coding sequence ATGCTGGCAGGGATTACACGGTTACTCGATAGTCACGCTGGGCATCCTAAGAAGTCCCACGAAGAAGATGtagctgagaggttccagaagcaGGGACCGAATGAGTTCTGGGGAACCACTGATCCACTTGTTGCTAGGGAGTGGATTTTCTCATTGGAGACCATATATGTGTATATGGGGTTGCAGGATACTGACAACGTTTGTTGTGCAATATATATGCTGAAAGAAGATGccgctctttggtgggagggcgcAGTGATTGGCTTGGATTTGACAGCATTGACTTGGGAGAACTTCAAGAACACCTTTTTCGagaagtatttcactgaggatgtgcacAGTCAGTTGGTCCGTGATTTCATGAGTCTTCGACAGGGAGACAAGTCTGTTGTAGAGTTCGAGAAATGGTTTGAGCGTGGGTGCCACTTCGTGCCCATGATTGCTAAGGACGAGAAGGAGAAGTTGAGACATTTCACAGATGGCTTGAGGTATGATATCAAGAATGACGTGTATATGGAGGTCGTGATGACCTACAAGGCAGAAGTTAACAGGGCTTTTTGGTTAGAGAAAGGATGA